A region of Elusimicrobiota bacterium DNA encodes the following proteins:
- a CDS encoding tetratricopeptide repeat protein, translating to MKKYFYLLPFTFYLLPFTCLHSAQSDAYYHYILGNIAELMGDSKKAIDEYKKSAVYDSASIYLKKQLLSLYFLTGDINSASELISEIARQQPEDKLTTELIAEISVYQKKPEDAISAYEKILSTEPANEKALYNLAVLYAEIKNYEKAITYFEKYLQLQPESPEIYVSIGILYHKLNKPVEAESYLKKAYEMDSNSIVPLVALAGIYEEKKDYKKAIELYEKLLNIFPEDTEPMLKIAGLSILNKDLLTAKKYLLKIKETIPTNHWVDYYLGLIALDEKKYDEALKYFDHSIHLNKKLPEPYIQKGYIFTILENTKQAVKSFEQAIRLGSENPDVYFFLAMNYEVLNNYKKAEKYLNKALKMEPQNAKYHFELGVVYDKLKKWALAEQSFFKVIEIDTTTSQAYNYLGYTWADKNVKLVEAEQFIKQALELEPENPAYIDSLGWVYYRRAEYDEALKLLKKASEKLDDPIIFDHLGDCYLSVGDVQNAVDNWETALLLELERNKLIENKIRKYKKNLEWSSEMVKNRALKCFKNLQDIAGFVKATTNYKNKSYSINGPFFFKKPKQLRVEILGLFSVPQGLILLRQGTIVYITPSQTMYDLTSDFCWVRDIFKIFDTECFDELNFVNEEKNLYSFKNSTVNLKIDKKSHTITELEFDNGSVIQFADYKPAGRIIFPHRLDFSNPTLNVKTNLLLKKLYFNQNLKIDLFNLPEK from the coding sequence ATGAAAAAGTATTTTTACCTTTTACCTTTTACCTTTTACCTTTTACCTTTTACCTGTCTTCATTCTGCCCAATCCGATGCATACTATCATTATATTTTAGGCAATATCGCAGAACTGATGGGTGATTCTAAAAAAGCGATAGACGAGTATAAAAAATCTGCAGTGTATGATTCTGCTTCAATATATCTCAAAAAACAACTGCTGAGCCTCTATTTTCTAACAGGCGATATAAACTCCGCATCTGAACTGATTTCTGAAATAGCCAGACAGCAGCCTGAAGATAAATTAACAACTGAACTTATTGCCGAAATATCGGTTTATCAAAAAAAACCTGAAGATGCTATCTCTGCATATGAAAAAATTTTGTCAACAGAACCAGCAAATGAAAAAGCACTTTATAACCTGGCTGTTCTATATGCTGAAATTAAAAATTACGAAAAAGCAATTACATATTTTGAAAAATATCTTCAGTTACAGCCGGAATCACCAGAAATCTATGTAAGTATCGGAATTCTGTATCACAAACTTAATAAGCCCGTTGAAGCCGAATCGTATCTTAAAAAAGCATATGAGATGGACTCCAATTCTATTGTTCCATTGGTTGCGCTTGCTGGGATTTACGAAGAAAAAAAGGACTACAAAAAAGCAATTGAATTATACGAGAAATTACTTAATATCTTTCCTGAAGATACCGAACCTATGCTAAAAATTGCCGGGCTTTCAATTCTTAATAAGGATTTATTAACTGCTAAAAAATATCTGTTAAAAATAAAAGAAACTATTCCAACAAATCACTGGGTTGATTACTATCTTGGCTTGATTGCGCTTGATGAAAAAAAATATGATGAGGCACTAAAATATTTTGACCATTCAATTCATCTAAACAAAAAATTGCCTGAACCATACATACAGAAGGGCTATATTTTTACAATTTTAGAAAATACCAAACAGGCAGTAAAATCGTTTGAACAAGCAATCAGGTTAGGTTCTGAAAATCCGGATGTATATTTTTTTCTGGCGATGAATTACGAGGTTCTGAATAACTACAAGAAAGCAGAAAAATATCTTAACAAAGCACTCAAAATGGAGCCACAAAATGCTAAATATCATTTTGAACTCGGTGTGGTTTATGATAAACTGAAAAAATGGGCTTTGGCAGAGCAATCGTTTTTTAAGGTTATAGAAATAGATACAACCACTTCGCAGGCGTATAATTATCTTGGCTATACCTGGGCGGATAAGAATGTAAAACTTGTAGAAGCAGAACAGTTTATTAAACAAGCGTTAGAGTTAGAACCTGAAAATCCCGCATATATTGATTCGCTTGGCTGGGTGTATTATCGTCGGGCAGAATATGACGAGGCATTAAAATTGTTAAAAAAAGCATCTGAGAAATTGGATGACCCTATAATTTTTGACCATCTCGGCGATTGCTACTTATCTGTTGGCGATGTTCAGAATGCGGTTGACAACTGGGAAACCGCATTGTTATTAGAGTTAGAAAGAAATAAACTGATAGAAAACAAAATAAGAAAATATAAAAAAAATCTGGAATGGTCGTCGGAAATGGTAAAAAATCGTGCGTTAAAATGTTTCAAAAACCTGCAAGATATTGCCGGCTTTGTAAAAGCCACAACTAACTATAAAAACAAATCCTACAGTATCAATGGCCCGTTTTTCTTCAAGAAACCTAAACAACTCAGAGTAGAAATTTTAGGGCTGTTTTCAGTCCCGCAAGGGCTTATTCTATTACGACAGGGGACAATCGTGTATATTACACCATCTCAAACAATGTATGACTTAACTAGCGACTTTTGCTGGGTTAGAGATATTTTCAAGATTTTTGATACCGAATGTTTTGATGAACTGAATTTTGTGAATGAAGAAAAAAATCTTTATAGTTTTAAAAATAGTACTGTCAACTTAAAAATTGACAAGAAATCGCATACAATTACCGAACTGGAGTTTGACAACGGTTCTGTGATACAATTTGCCGACTATAAACCAGCCGGCAGAATAATTTTTCCGCATCGGCTTGATTTTAGTAATCCCACGCTTAATGTAAAAACTAACTTGTTGCTTAAAAAGTTGTATTTTAACCAGAACCTAAAAATTGATTTATTTAATCTGCCTGAGAAATAA
- the tsaB gene encoding tRNA (adenosine(37)-N6)-threonylcarbamoyltransferase complex dimerization subunit type 1 TsaB, whose product MKILAIETSGNTCGAALVCDTEIITEQNIFLPKKSSSKIFEIINGITKKHRFDAVAVDTGPGSFTGIRIGISLARVFGQFLKIPVVGISSLDCLVYSAIQGINFTSRIFPIVDAFREEVYTAQYTGLKRETEYKIVKISNLEKLAGKKSVLAGEPEILKKIATETNFMETNFICVQQLASTVGFLAYKKFKKKENITGGYETVLPLYIRHAYVDEQKKINR is encoded by the coding sequence GTGAAAATACTTGCAATTGAAACATCGGGTAATACCTGTGGTGCTGCGCTGGTTTGTGATACCGAGATAATTACAGAGCAAAATATCTTTTTGCCAAAAAAATCGTCATCTAAAATTTTTGAGATTATTAATGGTATAACAAAAAAACACCGGTTTGATGCTGTTGCAGTTGATACAGGTCCTGGTTCTTTTACAGGTATAAGAATAGGTATTTCGTTAGCTCGTGTTTTCGGGCAGTTCTTAAAAATCCCAGTTGTTGGAATATCCAGTTTGGATTGTTTAGTATATTCAGCAATACAAGGAATAAATTTTACAAGCCGCATTTTCCCGATAGTTGACGCGTTTCGTGAAGAGGTCTATACAGCCCAATATACTGGCTTAAAGCGAGAAACGGAATACAAAATAGTAAAAATAAGCAATTTGGAAAAACTTGCTGGCAAAAAATCAGTGCTCGCAGGAGAACCTGAGATACTAAAAAAAATCGCAACAGAAACAAATTTTATGGAAACGAATTTTATTTGTGTCCAACAATTGGCTTCTACAGTTGGCTTTTTAGCATATAAAAAATTCAAGAAGAAGGAAAATATAACAGGTGGCTATGAAACCGTTTTGCCATTGTATATCAGACATGCATATGTTGATGAACAAAAAAAAATTAACAGATAG
- a CDS encoding PHP domain-containing protein, which yields MFSHLHNHFIGSFSDSALQLEEGIKKAKTLGQNAIAITEHGEMPFMYEFSDICKKYGIKPIFGVEVYFVDDAKKSIYKKDKSRYHLLLLAKNPIGYKNLVSLVSDSWLENNYYEKRGLVDWQLLEKYSDGLIATTSCFFNQISQVYIKSGFPEAEKIFLRYKNIFQTNFYVEIGKHGITDEEISNKALLELAKKYDVKPVATNDVHYLEIDDWLSHDLVIKTRFDKISSFKIDSHHYWLKSEKEMLDAGMPQQFLDNSQEIVDKCEFQLSDIEPVHYKNIESANDEIKCGDAAYLSELEYIENAQAVEYAEKIIGKNHPDISYYAQRITGIPRKNKLNPDRIVYLPRIKERIPLKIIHNKIVTQFTEKSCQRAGASVQAVIRSPLAEALLKAQKVLKKIIEPELLNCNR from the coding sequence ATGTTTTCACATCTGCATAACCATTTTATTGGCTCGTTTTCTGATAGTGCACTTCAACTTGAAGAAGGTATAAAAAAAGCAAAAACACTTGGACAGAACGCAATTGCAATAACCGAGCATGGCGAGATGCCGTTTATGTATGAGTTTTCGGATATTTGTAAAAAATATGGCATAAAACCGATTTTTGGAGTTGAAGTATATTTTGTTGATGATGCTAAAAAATCAATTTACAAAAAGGATAAAAGCAGATACCACCTGCTATTACTCGCTAAAAATCCTATCGGTTATAAGAATCTTGTATCACTTGTTTCAGATAGCTGGCTTGAGAATAACTATTATGAGAAACGCGGGCTTGTTGACTGGCAACTGCTGGAAAAATATTCTGATGGCTTGATTGCGACAACAAGTTGTTTTTTTAACCAGATATCACAGGTCTACATAAAGAGTGGTTTTCCGGAAGCCGAAAAAATTTTTTTAAGATACAAAAATATATTTCAAACAAATTTTTATGTTGAGATTGGGAAACACGGGATTACCGACGAGGAAATATCAAACAAAGCGCTTTTAGAACTTGCTAAAAAATACGATGTCAAGCCCGTTGCTACAAATGATGTGCATTATTTAGAGATTGATGATTGGCTTTCACACGATTTAGTTATAAAAACCAGATTTGATAAAATTTCATCGTTCAAAATTGATTCGCATCATTACTGGTTGAAATCAGAAAAAGAAATGCTGGATGCCGGGATGCCACAACAATTTTTAGATAATAGCCAGGAGATTGTTGATAAATGCGAGTTTCAATTGTCAGATATAGAACCGGTCCATTACAAAAATATTGAATCAGCCAACGATGAGATAAAATGCGGTGATGCAGCGTATCTATCAGAGTTGGAGTATATTGAAAATGCCCAAGCGGTTGAGTATGCTGAAAAAATTATCGGCAAAAACCATCCGGATATCAGTTATTATGCTCAGCGGATTACAGGTATTCCACGAAAAAACAAGCTGAATCCGGATAGGATTGTTTATCTACCGAGAATCAAGGAAAGAATACCGCTAAAAATTATTCATAACAAAATTGTTACTCAATTTACCGAAAAATCCTGTCAGCGTGCTGGTGCATCTGTTCAGGCAGTTATCCGTTCACCACTCGCCGAAGCACTCCTTAAAGCCCAGAAAGTACTAAAAAAAATTATTGAACCTGAATTACTCAATTGTAATCGGTAG
- a CDS encoding TolC family protein, with protein sequence MKKFFYLLPFTFYLLPFTCLYSQQLVERVLTVDDSVNLAISNNQQLLSARQDIEIARQRLKEARSIMYPQLEFNANYSKFKAESPLLISPILGNTILPQKIEPLVDNIEDYYTAKISLYQILWSGAKISATKKFAETELKSAESDYEVIKNKTGSSAKKNFYTLLSIQKKVEIYKATIEKISNRKNESLNPKDRFISEKKIEKIKSAETKNQKELELAEIDFLDSIGIELNTIFTIKGELEHKKAVVDLNKCIAWALEYRPELKKTQLQEQMDALSVNLSLSGRYPIITLGGNYQLEDRQLPFEKRAWNATINFTLPIFDGFGQFARIKQKKYQYRKTQINRASITDSIQAEVRKCFVDYEFAVKKFEQKTNEKEQLATTVTDEVLKELTYLEFIEMLETAMNIQLEYIDALKDVIIAKINLETSIGKIIE encoded by the coding sequence ATGAAAAAATTTTTTTACCTTTTACCTTTTACCTTTTACCTTTTACCTTTTACCTGTCTCTATTCCCAGCAACTTGTAGAAAGAGTTTTAACAGTTGACGATAGTGTTAATCTTGCGATTTCAAACAACCAGCAACTTCTATCCGCCCGACAGGATATAGAGATTGCCAGACAACGGCTGAAAGAAGCGCGGTCAATAATGTATCCGCAATTGGAGTTCAACGCCAACTATTCCAAATTCAAAGCCGAAAGCCCGCTGTTGATTTCGCCTATTTTGGGCAACACTATCCTGCCACAAAAAATTGAGCCACTGGTTGATAACATTGAAGATTATTATACAGCCAAAATTTCGCTCTATCAGATATTATGGAGTGGTGCCAAAATTTCTGCTACAAAGAAGTTTGCAGAAACAGAATTGAAATCGGCTGAAAGTGATTACGAGGTAATCAAAAACAAAACAGGCTCATCGGCTAAAAAAAATTTCTATACACTTCTATCAATCCAGAAAAAAGTTGAGATTTATAAAGCAACTATTGAAAAAATATCAAATAGAAAAAATGAGTCTTTAAACCCTAAAGACAGATTTATATCTGAAAAAAAAATTGAAAAAATAAAATCAGCAGAAACCAAAAACCAGAAAGAACTGGAACTGGCAGAAATTGATTTTCTTGATTCTATCGGGATAGAGTTAAATACGATATTCACAATCAAAGGCGAGTTAGAGCACAAAAAGGCTGTGGTAGACCTCAATAAATGCATTGCCTGGGCGCTTGAATATCGGCCTGAACTTAAAAAAACGCAACTTCAGGAACAGATGGATGCGCTTTCAGTAAACCTATCATTATCCGGCAGGTATCCTATAATTACACTCGGTGGCAACTATCAACTTGAAGATAGACAGTTGCCATTTGAAAAAAGAGCGTGGAATGCAACTATAAATTTTACACTACCGATATTTGATGGTTTTGGTCAGTTTGCCCGAATAAAACAAAAAAAGTACCAATATAGAAAAACACAGATTAACCGAGCAAGTATTACCGACTCAATCCAGGCCGAGGTAAGAAAATGTTTTGTTGATTACGAGTTTGCAGTTAAAAAGTTTGAACAAAAAACTAACGAAAAAGAACAACTTGCTACAACTGTAACAGATGAGGTATTAAAAGAACTTACATATCTTGAGTTTATTGAAATGTTAGAGACAGCGATGAATATCCAACTTGAATATATTGATGCATTGAAAGATGTTATAATCGCAAAAATCAATTTAGAAACCAGTATCGGCAAAATTATTGAATAA
- the rimI gene encoding ribosomal protein S18-alanine N-acetyltransferase: MNKKKLTDSLNIRFAAPGDIPEIVKIENEAYPDPWTPKMFYKELQLEFSYFFVVTLFSKIVGYVVFWCIDDEIHLTNFTVSKNYRRQGFGKTMLKYVIDFVKSFNIKKNGKIYLEVRDTNLPAITLYKNFGFKKICIRKKYYSNTDDAVIMAKII; this comes from the coding sequence ATGAACAAAAAAAAATTAACAGATAGTTTAAATATCAGATTTGCTGCTCCCGGCGATATACCTGAAATAGTAAAAATTGAAAACGAAGCATATCCTGACCCGTGGACACCAAAAATGTTTTACAAAGAACTGCAACTTGAATTCTCATATTTTTTTGTAGTGACACTTTTTTCCAAAATTGTCGGCTATGTTGTGTTCTGGTGTATAGATGATGAAATACATCTTACAAATTTTACCGTCTCAAAAAATTATAGGCGCCAGGGTTTTGGGAAAACGATGTTGAAATATGTAATAGATTTTGTAAAATCATTTAATATAAAAAAAAATGGGAAGATATATCTTGAGGTCCGGGATACCAATCTACCTGCGATAACACTCTATAAAAACTTCGGGTTTAAAAAAATATGTATTCGTAAAAAATACTATTCAAATACCGACGATGCAGTAATTATGGCAAAAATCATATGA
- a CDS encoding patatin-like phospholipase family protein translates to MYPVLRSLRFYLLLFTFYLLPFTCLYAQSDNLLRDLLWKDFLALNSKRPKIAVVLGGGGARGLSHIGVLKVLQENNIPTDIIVGTSAGALVGGLYATGMAITDIERIGTDIGWNKISNLSATKLLTLITAESLLSTEKLEKYLEKHIRQKRFDELKISFACIACDIKTGERIVFKEGEAAFAMRASAIIPGLFKPVEYRHRLLVDGGLVDNLPIDIAKVMAADFVIAVWPQVDYSLFNIDNVMKTLIQAINIQAGFLVSNQIKNADFVIIPNIKNVSMIELDRSAECIEAGLVATRSKANAIKDKILEKFIDKIVFLK, encoded by the coding sequence ATGTATCCTGTTCTTCGCAGTTTGAGATTTTACCTTTTACTTTTTACCTTTTACCTTTTACCTTTTACCTGCCTTTATGCTCAATCTGATAATTTATTAAGAGATTTATTATGGAAAGATTTTTTAGCATTGAACTCTAAGCGGCCTAAAATCGCGGTAGTATTAGGTGGTGGCGGCGCACGAGGTCTGAGTCATATCGGCGTCTTAAAGGTGCTTCAAGAAAATAATATACCGACTGATATTATTGTTGGTACCAGTGCCGGTGCGCTTGTTGGCGGGCTCTATGCGACAGGTATGGCGATAACTGATATAGAACGGATAGGGACTGATATTGGCTGGAATAAAATATCAAATCTTTCAGCAACTAAACTGCTAACACTTATTACTGCGGAATCGCTGTTAAGCACAGAAAAACTTGAAAAATATCTGGAAAAACATATCAGGCAAAAAAGGTTTGACGAGTTAAAAATTTCGTTTGCCTGTATCGCCTGTGATATAAAAACTGGTGAACGAATCGTTTTTAAGGAAGGCGAGGCAGCATTTGCAATGCGTGCTTCTGCAATAATCCCGGGTCTCTTTAAGCCGGTTGAATACCGACATCGGCTGCTTGTAGACGGCGGGTTGGTTGATAATCTACCGATTGATATCGCAAAAGTAATGGCTGCCGATTTTGTAATTGCTGTCTGGCCACAGGTAGATTATTCATTATTTAATATAGATAATGTTATGAAAACACTCATTCAGGCGATAAATATTCAAGCTGGATTCCTGGTATCTAATCAGATAAAAAATGCCGATTTTGTAATAATACCGAATATAAAAAATGTGAGTATGATAGAACTTGACAGGTCAGCAGAATGTATAGAGGCAGGGCTTGTTGCCACAAGAAGTAAGGCGAATGCTATCAAAGATAAAATACTTGAAAAGTTTATTGATAAAATAGTATTTCTAAAATGA
- a CDS encoding argininosuccinate synthase: MKIVLAYSGGLDTSVMIKWLNENYHADVVACIVDVGQPDEDLSKIYKKALQTGAVKAYIIDAKKEFVEKYIFQALKANAIYEGKYYLATALARPLIAEKVIEIAKKEKADAVSHGATGKGNDQVRFELTFKALLPSIKIIAPWREWELKSRQDELQYAKKHKIPVSVTAEKPYSSDANLWHISYEGGILENPANAPDDKKGGMFQMTVSPERAPNKPTIIDIYFEKGVPVKINNQKYDSVKIIKKLNELGGKNGIGRCDLVENRLVGMKSRGVYECPAAVILYTVHKEIESLVLDRETSHFKEILAQRYSELIYYGLWHSRLKESIDGFINETQKNVCGSVKLKLYKGNCIVLGRSSPKSLYWEKLSTFEGGGEKNIYNQKDAEGFINLFGLSQKVEAILRNGK, from the coding sequence ATGAAAATTGTTCTTGCATATTCAGGTGGGTTAGATACTTCGGTGATGATAAAATGGCTGAACGAAAATTATCATGCTGATGTGGTTGCCTGTATTGTTGATGTAGGTCAGCCCGACGAGGATTTATCAAAAATTTACAAAAAAGCGCTGCAAACAGGTGCTGTAAAAGCATATATTATAGACGCAAAAAAAGAATTTGTAGAAAAGTATATATTCCAGGCATTAAAAGCAAATGCGATTTACGAAGGAAAGTATTATTTAGCAACAGCACTTGCCAGACCGTTAATTGCTGAAAAGGTTATAGAAATTGCAAAAAAAGAAAAGGCGGATGCAGTTTCACACGGTGCAACAGGTAAAGGTAACGACCAGGTAAGGTTTGAACTTACATTCAAAGCGTTGCTGCCGTCTATAAAAATTATTGCCCCATGGCGGGAGTGGGAATTAAAATCAAGACAGGATGAATTACAATACGCTAAAAAACATAAGATACCAGTATCAGTTACTGCAGAGAAGCCGTATTCATCCGATGCGAATCTATGGCATATTTCATATGAAGGTGGTATTTTGGAAAATCCAGCAAACGCACCCGATGATAAAAAGGGGGGGATGTTCCAAATGACCGTTTCACCCGAACGGGCACCCAATAAACCGACAATCATAGATATCTATTTTGAAAAAGGTGTCCCGGTAAAGATCAACAACCAAAAATACGACTCTGTTAAAATAATCAAAAAGTTAAATGAACTCGGTGGCAAAAATGGTATTGGCAGATGTGATCTCGTTGAAAACCGGCTGGTTGGTATGAAGTCCCGAGGTGTTTATGAATGTCCTGCGGCGGTTATTTTGTATACTGTGCATAAAGAAATTGAATCGCTGGTGTTGGATAGAGAAACCTCGCATTTCAAAGAGATTCTGGCACAAAGATATTCAGAACTGATTTATTATGGCTTGTGGCATTCGCGGTTAAAGGAATCAATAGACGGATTTATAAACGAAACACAAAAAAATGTTTGTGGCTCTGTAAAATTGAAACTTTACAAAGGTAATTGCATTGTTTTAGGAAGAAGTTCGCCAAAATCACTTTACTGGGAAAAACTGTCTACATTTGAAGGGGGGGGAGAAAAAAATATCTACAACCAGAAAGATGCGGAGGGCTTTATAAATCTGTTCGGACTATCGCAGAAAGTTGAAGCGATTTTGAGAAATGGAAAATAA
- the argH gene encoding argininosuccinate lyase, whose protein sequence is MELKKFVSSISYDVKLAKYDILGSIAHVKMLAKCKIVTQKEATKIINGLNSILKDFNAGKLRFTDEDIHTSIEVELKKRIGNVAGKMHTARSRNDQVALDERLYLKDEIKIIIEKIDKAISMLKKIAQKNLNIIMPGFTHLQNAQAVLFSHWFLAYVWMLKRDKERFYDCYKRIDICPLGSAAFAGTEFNIDRNFVASQLGFSKISENSVDAVADRDFIIEFLFDCAVVSMHCSRLAEEIVIWSSQQFGFIKLSAKFTTGSSVMPQKQNPDFAELVRAKTGRIYGNLISFLTVMKGLPLSYNRDMQEDKEPLFSSAETIENILDICAGMVSEMKLNPDRMLSACKNGFILATDIADYLVCKGLPFRTSHSIVAKLVDYCIKNQKKFDDLSITEWKKFSEKFDRSVFDMLNFRKSVEKRKSYGGTSLSSVKQQLKRL, encoded by the coding sequence ATGGAACTAAAAAAGTTTGTCTCATCAATTTCTTACGATGTAAAACTTGCGAAGTATGATATTTTAGGGAGCATTGCGCATGTAAAAATGCTTGCTAAATGCAAAATTGTTACACAAAAAGAAGCCACAAAAATTATCAACGGGCTTAACTCAATCTTGAAAGATTTCAATGCTGGTAAATTAAGATTTACTGATGAAGATATTCATACTTCAATAGAGGTAGAACTCAAAAAAAGAATCGGTAATGTTGCTGGCAAAATGCATACTGCAAGAAGCAGAAATGACCAGGTGGCGCTTGATGAACGGCTTTATTTGAAAGACGAGATAAAGATAATTATTGAAAAAATAGATAAGGCAATCAGTATGCTCAAAAAAATTGCTCAAAAAAATTTAAATATAATTATGCCCGGATTTACACATCTGCAAAATGCACAGGCGGTATTATTCAGTCACTGGTTTCTCGCATATGTGTGGATGTTAAAACGGGATAAAGAACGGTTTTATGACTGCTATAAAAGGATTGATATCTGTCCGTTAGGTTCTGCAGCGTTTGCAGGAACAGAGTTCAATATTGACAGAAATTTTGTTGCCAGCCAGTTAGGATTCTCAAAAATTTCAGAAAACTCTGTGGATGCCGTTGCTGATAGAGATTTCATAATTGAGTTTTTGTTTGATTGCGCAGTAGTGTCAATGCATTGCTCACGGCTTGCTGAAGAAATTGTTATATGGTCTTCACAGCAGTTTGGATTTATAAAACTTTCAGCAAAATTTACAACAGGTTCATCTGTGATGCCGCAGAAACAAAACCCGGATTTTGCAGAACTTGTGAGAGCAAAAACAGGCAGAATTTACGGTAATTTAATTTCGTTTTTAACCGTTATGAAAGGGCTTCCGTTATCTTACAACAGGGATATGCAGGAAGATAAGGAACCGCTTTTTTCGTCTGCTGAGACAATAGAAAATATACTTGATATTTGTGCGGGAATGGTTTCAGAAATGAAACTTAACCCTGACAGAATGCTTTCTGCCTGTAAGAATGGCTTTATTCTTGCGACTGATATTGCTGATTATCTTGTTTGCAAAGGGCTTCCGTTTAGAACATCGCATAGTATTGTTGCTAAACTTGTGGATTATTGTATAAAAAACCAGAAAAAGTTTGATGACTTATCAATTACAGAATGGAAAAAATTTTCTGAAAAATTTGACAGGTCAGTTTTTGATATGTTAAACTTCAGGAAATCTGTTGAAAAAAGAAAATCCTACGGCGGCACATCGCTATCATCTGTAAAACAGCAACTTAAAAGATTATGA
- a CDS encoding type II toxin-antitoxin system RelE/ParE family toxin: MQKEEYKVLLLPSAQRDLDDIKDKKTLAKIKAGLLVLKSDSRPRGCNKLLSQQDAYRIRFGNYRCCYRIDDTAKSIFVYRIKHRKEVYR; the protein is encoded by the coding sequence TTGCAAAAAGAGGAGTATAAAGTATTACTTCTGCCTTCAGCACAACGGGATTTAGACGACATAAAAGATAAAAAAACGCTCGCCAAAATAAAAGCAGGTTTACTTGTATTAAAATCTGATTCTAGACCACGGGGTTGCAATAAACTTTTATCTCAGCAAGATGCTTATCGGATACGGTTCGGCAATTACAGATGCTGTTACAGAATTGATGATACTGCCAAGAGTATATTTGTTTACAGAATTAAGCATCGCAAAGAAGTGTATAGGTAA